A window of the Rhodoferax sp. GW822-FHT02A01 genome harbors these coding sequences:
- a CDS encoding AAA family ATPase has protein sequence MKIFCIANQKGGVGKTTTTVNLAAGLAKVGQRVLMIDLDPQGNATMGSGVDKRKLELSVYDVLLESATIAEARVQSDKLKVAGCGYDILGANRELAGAEVELVEVERRERRLKTAIAAVATEYDFVLIDCPPSLSMLTLNGLCCAHGVIVPMQCEYFALEGLTDLVNTIKQVKANLNDDLQIIGLLRVMFDPRITLQQQVSDQLKAHFADKVFDTVIPRNVRLAEAPSYGVPGVVFDINSKGAQAFVAFAQEMVARIQTM, from the coding sequence ATGAAAATATTCTGCATCGCCAACCAAAAAGGGGGAGTGGGCAAGACCACGACCACCGTCAACCTGGCAGCCGGTCTGGCAAAAGTGGGCCAGCGCGTGCTGATGATTGACCTAGACCCACAGGGTAATGCCACCATGGGTTCCGGCGTGGACAAGCGCAAGCTGGAGCTCTCGGTGTACGACGTCCTGCTTGAGTCTGCCACTATTGCCGAAGCCCGCGTGCAGAGCGATAAGCTCAAGGTCGCCGGTTGCGGCTACGACATCCTGGGCGCCAACCGCGAACTGGCAGGTGCCGAGGTGGAGCTGGTGGAAGTGGAGCGGCGCGAACGCCGCCTCAAGACCGCCATCGCCGCGGTGGCCACCGAGTATGACTTCGTGCTGATCGACTGCCCGCCGTCCTTGTCCATGCTCACGCTCAACGGACTGTGCTGCGCCCACGGCGTCATCGTGCCCATGCAGTGCGAATACTTTGCGCTCGAAGGCCTGACGGATCTGGTCAACACCATCAAGCAGGTCAAGGCCAACCTCAATGACGACCTGCAGATCATCGGTCTGCTGCGCGTCATGTTCGACCCGCGCATCACTTTGCAGCAGCAGGTCAGCGACCAGCTCAAGGCGCATTTCGCCGACAAGGTGTTTGATACCGTTATCCCGCGCAATGTGCGCCTGGCCGAGGCACCCAGCTACGGTGTGCCCGGCGTGGTGTTTGACATCAACTCCAAGGGCGCGCAGGCCTTTGTGGCCTTCGCCCAGGAGATGGTGGCCCGCATCCAGACGATGTAG
- a CDS encoding HD domain-containing phosphohydrolase: protein MDLQPTAEGRTLDALHAHQVALFAVASLAELRESDTESHLLRVRHYVRLLATKLQSHPSFAGQLTDAYIEALSDAIPMYDLGTVAIPDRILLKPGRLTAEEQAIMSTHTTKGFDAIVRAEKSLGLLSPMLALAKEMTLSHHEKWNGKGYPKGLSETQIPVSARLLALADVYDALISNKVYRQGKTYQEALGIIFSERGQHFDPDVVDAFMELSAEFEEIAHRFADTEQDMQNKIDYMANAIAEIAVL, encoded by the coding sequence ATGGACTTACAGCCAACCGCAGAGGGTCGCACCCTCGATGCATTGCATGCGCACCAGGTCGCCCTGTTTGCAGTGGCCTCGCTGGCCGAATTGCGCGAGTCCGATACTGAAAGCCATCTGCTGCGTGTCAGGCACTATGTGCGGCTGCTGGCCACCAAGCTGCAAAGCCATCCGTCCTTTGCAGGCCAGCTCACCGATGCCTACATCGAAGCACTGAGCGACGCCATTCCCATGTACGACCTGGGCACCGTGGCCATTCCAGACCGCATCCTGCTCAAGCCCGGACGCCTGACCGCAGAAGAGCAGGCCATAATGTCTACCCATACGACCAAAGGCTTTGATGCCATTGTGCGGGCCGAAAAGTCACTGGGGCTGCTCTCGCCCATGCTGGCGCTTGCCAAGGAAATGACCTTGTCGCACCACGAAAAGTGGAACGGCAAAGGCTATCCCAAGGGCCTGTCGGAAACCCAGATTCCGGTTTCTGCGCGGCTACTGGCGCTGGCGGATGTGTATGACGCGCTGATCAGCAACAAGGTCTACCGCCAAGGCAAGACCTACCAGGAAGCCCTGGGCATCATCTTTAGCGAGCGTGGCCAGCATTTCGACCCCGACGTGGTGGATGCCTTCATGGAGCTCTCTGCTGAGTTCGAGGAAATCGCCCACCGCTTTGCCGACACCGAGCAGGACATGCAAAACAAGATCGACTACATGGCCAACGCCATTGCGGAGATTGCCGTCCTGTAG
- a CDS encoding cob(I)yrinic acid a,c-diamide adenosyltransferase, with protein MGNRLTQIATRTGDAGTTGLGDNTRVSKNSLRVHAMGDVDELNSQIGVLLCEDMPEGIRTLLVEIQHQLFNLGGELSIPGYELLKPEAVLALDQALEEYNATLPRLQEFILPAGTRAASLAHVCRTVARRAERALVALGNEEALKEAPRQYLNRLSDLMFVLSRALNRYRTDGSVGDDVYWKSERMAKGAAE; from the coding sequence ATGGGAAACCGCCTCACACAAATCGCCACCCGCACCGGGGATGCTGGCACCACCGGACTGGGGGACAACACCCGCGTCTCCAAGAACAGCTTGCGCGTGCATGCCATGGGCGATGTGGACGAGCTCAACTCCCAGATCGGTGTGCTGCTGTGCGAAGACATGCCGGAGGGCATCCGCACACTGCTGGTGGAAATCCAGCACCAGCTTTTCAACCTGGGCGGCGAGCTGTCCATCCCCGGCTACGAGCTGCTCAAGCCCGAAGCCGTGCTGGCGCTGGACCAGGCGCTGGAAGAGTACAACGCCACCTTGCCCCGTCTGCAGGAGTTCATCCTGCCCGCCGGCACGCGCGCTGCGTCGCTTGCGCATGTGTGCCGCACCGTGGCCCGTCGCGCCGAGCGTGCCCTGGTTGCCTTGGGCAACGAAGAGGCCTTGAAGGAAGCGCCACGCCAGTACCTCAACCGCCTCTCGGACCTGATGTTCGTGCTGTCCCGTGCGCTCAACCGTTACCGCACCGATGGCAGCGTGGGCGATGACGTGTACTGGAAGAGCGAGCGCATGGCCAAGGGCGCCGCGGAGTAA
- a CDS encoding FAD-linked oxidase C-terminal domain-containing protein — MNAAIPPDHLMPSVQLREVPQALLDALQARFGAQFSVAMAVREQHGRDESAFDVPPPDAVVFAQSTQDVADAVKLCAQYRVPVIPFGVGSSLEGHLLAVHGGVSLDVSRMNQVLHIHAEDLTVTLQPGVTRKQLNEAVKSAGLFFPIDPGADASLGGMCATRASGTNAVRYGTMRENVLALEVVTASGEVIRTGTRAKKSSAGYDLTRLMVGSEGTLGVITEITLKLHPLPEAVMAASVSFASLADAVNTTIQIIQMGVPIARCELLDGRTVAMVNRHSRLSLPETPLLLMEFHGSPEGVKEQVQTVQSIAHDHGGNAFEWAHTPEERSRLWTARHNAYFAGVQSRPGCRVISTDTCVPISRLADALLDCVTEADAAGIPYFLVGHVGDGNFHMGYLLDPNQPQERVAAEALNTQLVQRALRLGGTCSGEHGVGLHKMEFLRDEAGAGAVAMMRGIKQALDPHNILNPGKIFTL, encoded by the coding sequence ATGAACGCTGCCATTCCCCCTGATCACCTGATGCCATCCGTGCAATTGCGCGAAGTACCCCAGGCATTGCTCGACGCACTGCAAGCCCGCTTCGGGGCACAGTTTTCCGTGGCGATGGCCGTGCGCGAACAGCATGGCCGCGACGAGTCTGCCTTTGACGTGCCGCCACCCGATGCCGTGGTGTTTGCCCAGAGCACGCAGGATGTGGCCGATGCGGTGAAACTGTGCGCGCAGTACCGGGTGCCGGTGATTCCCTTTGGTGTGGGCTCCTCGCTCGAAGGCCATCTGCTGGCAGTGCATGGCGGCGTCAGCCTGGACGTGTCGCGCATGAACCAGGTGCTGCACATACACGCCGAAGACCTGACGGTCACACTGCAGCCCGGCGTGACGCGCAAGCAGCTCAACGAGGCGGTGAAGTCCGCTGGTTTGTTCTTCCCCATAGACCCCGGCGCCGACGCCAGCCTGGGCGGCATGTGCGCGACCCGCGCCAGCGGGACCAATGCGGTGCGTTACGGCACCATGCGCGAAAACGTGTTGGCGCTGGAAGTGGTGACCGCCAGCGGCGAAGTCATACGCACCGGCACACGTGCCAAGAAAAGCAGTGCAGGCTACGACCTCACCCGCCTGATGGTGGGCTCCGAAGGCACGCTGGGCGTGATCACCGAAATCACACTCAAGCTGCACCCGCTGCCAGAAGCGGTGATGGCCGCCAGCGTGTCGTTTGCCAGTCTGGCCGATGCGGTGAACACCACCATCCAGATCATCCAGATGGGCGTGCCGATTGCCCGTTGCGAGCTGCTCGATGGCCGAACCGTGGCCATGGTCAACCGGCATTCCAGACTCAGCTTGCCCGAGACGCCGCTGCTGTTGATGGAGTTTCATGGCTCACCGGAAGGCGTGAAAGAGCAGGTGCAGACTGTGCAGTCCATCGCCCATGACCATGGCGGCAACGCCTTTGAGTGGGCACACACGCCCGAGGAGCGCAGCCGCCTGTGGACTGCGCGGCACAACGCCTACTTTGCCGGTGTGCAGTCGCGTCCGGGCTGCCGCGTCATCAGCACCGATACCTGCGTGCCGATCTCACGCCTGGCCGATGCGCTGCTGGACTGCGTCACCGAAGCAGATGCCGCCGGCATCCCCTACTTTCTGGTCGGCCACGTGGGGGACGGCAACTTCCATATGGGCTACCTGCTGGATCCGAACCAACCCCAGGAGCGCGTGGCAGCCGAAGCCCTCAATACCCAGTTGGTGCAGCGCGCGCTGCGGCTGGGCGGCACCTGCAGCGGCGAACACGGTGTGGGCCTGCACAAGATGGAATTCCTGCGCGATGAAGCGGGTGCAGGCGCTGTGGCCATGATGCGCGGCATCAAGCAGGCACTGGACCCGCACAACATCCTCAACCCAGGGAAGATCTTTACGCTTTAG
- a CDS encoding alpha/beta hydrolase yields the protein MSDPKVLLLPGWQNSGDAHWQSRWEALYGDQRVEQHDWMRPLRGDWIARLEEVLLEQTAPVILVAHSLGCMLTAAWAAHSRNTQKVQAAFLVAPGDPEREELQGALKSWTPIVTHKLPFPSLLLGSHDDPYCSFERARHFADAWGAEFIDYGARGHINADSGLADWPEGRALLQRLVQTSAPQ from the coding sequence ATGTCTGATCCCAAAGTGCTCCTCTTGCCCGGATGGCAAAACTCCGGGGATGCCCATTGGCAAAGCCGCTGGGAAGCACTGTATGGCGACCAGCGGGTGGAGCAGCATGACTGGATGCGTCCGCTGCGGGGTGACTGGATCGCGCGCTTGGAAGAAGTGCTGCTGGAGCAGACAGCGCCCGTGATCCTGGTGGCCCACAGCCTGGGCTGCATGCTGACCGCAGCCTGGGCCGCGCATTCGCGCAACACCCAGAAGGTGCAGGCCGCCTTTCTGGTGGCGCCGGGCGATCCGGAGCGCGAAGAGCTGCAAGGCGCGCTCAAGAGCTGGACGCCCATCGTCACCCACAAGCTACCGTTCCCCAGCCTTCTGCTGGGAAGCCACGATGATCCGTACTGCAGCTTTGAGCGTGCCCGCCATTTTGCCGACGCCTGGGGCGCGGAATTCATCGACTACGGCGCACGCGGCCATATCAACGCCGATTCGGGCCTGGCCGACTGGCCAGAAGGTCGCGCGTTGCTGCAGCGCCTGGTGCAGACCAGCGCACCCCAATAA
- a CDS encoding ParB/RepB/Spo0J family partition protein has product MVTKKPKGLGMGLEALLGPKVKELAPGETSGVSGEGQPSTLPLGDMVAGQYQPRTHMDEGALYELAESIKAQGIMQPILVRRLTDAQAAAKRLEQGSTGASRPLYEIIAGERRFRAAKLAGLDTVPVLVRDVPDQAAAAMALIENMQREDLNPLEEAQGLQRLIKEFGLTHESAAQAVGRSRSAASNLLRLLNLADPVQTMLMAGDIDMGHARALLALDRATQITAANQIATKKLSVREAESLVKKLSAEFALTSPKPKKEKSRDIKRVEEELSDLLMAQVDVHIKKRVKRNGRMEDMGEVVIQFGSLEELNGLIERLSPGVSR; this is encoded by the coding sequence ATGGTTACCAAGAAACCCAAGGGACTGGGCATGGGTCTGGAAGCATTGCTCGGCCCCAAGGTCAAGGAGCTGGCACCGGGCGAGACTTCCGGTGTATCCGGCGAGGGCCAACCCAGCACCTTGCCTTTGGGCGACATGGTGGCCGGCCAGTACCAGCCCCGTACCCACATGGATGAGGGTGCGCTGTACGAACTGGCCGAGAGCATCAAGGCGCAGGGCATCATGCAGCCTATCCTGGTGCGGCGCCTGACCGATGCACAGGCAGCCGCCAAGCGCCTGGAGCAGGGCAGCACCGGTGCGTCACGCCCTCTGTACGAAATCATTGCTGGTGAACGGCGCTTCCGCGCGGCCAAGCTAGCTGGGCTGGACACGGTGCCGGTGCTGGTGCGCGACGTGCCCGACCAGGCCGCCGCAGCCATGGCGCTGATCGAGAACATGCAGCGCGAAGACCTGAATCCGCTGGAGGAAGCCCAAGGTTTGCAGCGCCTGATCAAGGAGTTCGGCCTGACTCATGAATCCGCGGCCCAGGCGGTGGGGCGCTCGCGCAGCGCCGCCAGCAATCTGTTGCGCCTGCTGAATCTGGCCGATCCGGTGCAGACCATGCTCATGGCTGGCGATATCGACATGGGCCATGCCCGCGCCCTGCTGGCGCTGGACCGCGCAACCCAGATCACCGCAGCCAACCAGATCGCCACCAAGAAGCTCTCGGTGCGCGAAGCCGAAAGCCTGGTCAAGAAGCTCAGTGCCGAATTCGCCCTGACCTCACCCAAGCCCAAGAAAGAAAAGTCGCGTGACATCAAGCGCGTGGAAGAAGAGCTGTCCGATCTACTCATGGCGCAGGTGGACGTGCACATCAAGAAGCGCGTCAAGCGCAACGGCCGTATGGAAGACATGGGCGAGGTGGTGATCCAGTTCGGTTCGCTGGAAGAGCTCAACGGCCTGATTGAACGCCTCTCGCCGGGCGTGTCGCGCTAG
- a CDS encoding LysE family transporter produces the protein MLGVTDYGTFVVTVIVFLAIPGPGNLALVTSTSKGGMAGGLAATLGVILGDQVLMWSAVAGVAALLTAYPEAFAAVQWLGATYLAWLGVKMLLAKPGAAPVIHIKPGHYLRQAMMITLLNPKAILFYMAFFPLFVDQAHQQGVVTYGLMAATIAALTFLYGLGATLLTYFLAERMRANPRIGQVLEKVAGVFLLGFGIKLALSK, from the coding sequence ATGCTCGGCGTTACCGATTACGGCACTTTTGTCGTCACAGTCATTGTGTTTCTGGCCATTCCCGGACCAGGCAATCTGGCCCTGGTCACCAGCACCAGCAAGGGTGGCATGGCGGGCGGATTGGCGGCAACTTTGGGTGTCATTCTGGGCGACCAGGTCTTGATGTGGTCGGCTGTGGCAGGTGTGGCGGCCTTGCTCACCGCCTACCCGGAGGCCTTTGCTGCAGTGCAGTGGCTGGGTGCCACCTACCTGGCCTGGCTGGGTGTGAAGATGTTGCTGGCCAAGCCCGGTGCAGCTCCAGTCATCCATATCAAGCCCGGCCATTACCTGCGCCAAGCCATGATGATCACCCTGCTCAACCCCAAGGCGATTCTTTTCTACATGGCCTTCTTCCCGCTGTTCGTGGACCAGGCGCACCAGCAGGGCGTGGTCACCTACGGCCTCATGGCTGCCACCATCGCGGCACTGACTTTTCTCTACGGGCTAGGCGCCACGCTGCTGACCTACTTCCTGGCCGAACGCATGCGCGCCAATCCCAGGATCGGACAGGTGCTTGAAAAAGTGGCCGGTGTCTTCCTGTTGGGCTTCGGTATCAAGCTGGCACTTTCCAAATAG
- the rsmG gene encoding 16S rRNA (guanine(527)-N(7))-methyltransferase RsmG has protein sequence MRAMESDLRSGAAALGLSLTDAQFAQLLDYMELIGKWTKVYNLTAVRDPAEMLTHHLLDSLAVVLPLQRQLGQMSAAGALRADAPVRLLDVGSGAGLPGAVIAICCPQVSVHCVDTVAKKAAFIQQVAVSLKLPNLRGIHARVENLTETYDVVSSRAFAALVDFVNWSIKSLAEQGVWMAMKGKHPADEMAALPAGVEVFHVEPLVVPGLQAERCIVWMRHRLPT, from the coding sequence ATGCGCGCCATGGAATCGGATCTGCGCTCTGGGGCTGCTGCGCTGGGGCTGTCCCTGACGGACGCACAATTTGCCCAATTGCTGGACTACATGGAGCTGATCGGCAAGTGGACCAAGGTCTACAACCTGACCGCCGTGCGCGATCCGGCGGAAATGCTTACGCACCATCTGCTGGACAGCCTGGCGGTGGTGTTGCCGCTGCAAAGGCAGTTGGGCCAGATGTCGGCAGCGGGTGCCCTGCGTGCAGATGCGCCGGTTCGTCTGCTGGATGTGGGCTCCGGTGCTGGACTGCCAGGCGCTGTGATCGCCATCTGTTGCCCGCAAGTTTCCGTGCACTGCGTGGACACGGTGGCCAAAAAGGCCGCCTTCATCCAGCAGGTGGCCGTGTCCTTGAAGCTGCCCAATCTGCGCGGTATCCATGCGCGCGTGGAGAATCTGACGGAAACCTACGACGTGGTCAGCTCCCGAGCTTTTGCTGCACTAGTCGACTTTGTGAACTGGTCGATCAAATCGCTGGCAGAGCAGGGCGTGTGGATGGCCATGAAAGGCAAGCATCCGGCGGATGAGATGGCGGCCCTGCCTGCGGGGGTGGAAGTGTTTCACGTGGAACCATTGGTGGTTCCGGGGTTGCAGGCTGAGCGCTGCATTGTCTGGATGCGGCACCGTTTGCCTACCTAA
- a CDS encoding class I SAM-dependent methyltransferase, which translates to MARAKLWPGHWQWPLPAVLAWALAWFLFKAMASHGFAAGVALGAASAVGVACSLWGETWWRRLLIGAGFPLSLAILLTSSGASAVPPWAWLVPLVLLLLVYPINAWRDAPVFPTPADALLELPRHAALPAGALILDAGCGAGHGLQALRTAYPDAVLHGLEWSWPLRWLSAMRCPWARVRRGNIWLADWSDYDMVYLFQRPESMTRAELKAREMKEGAWLVSLDFEATDLRATARYRTPGGKMVWVYRAPMVVL; encoded by the coding sequence ATGGCGCGCGCCAAGCTGTGGCCCGGCCATTGGCAATGGCCGTTGCCCGCCGTGCTGGCGTGGGCGCTGGCCTGGTTTTTGTTCAAGGCAATGGCGTCGCATGGATTTGCTGCCGGCGTGGCGTTGGGTGCTGCGTCTGCCGTGGGCGTGGCTTGCAGCCTGTGGGGCGAAACCTGGTGGCGGCGTCTGCTGATTGGCGCGGGCTTCCCGTTGTCCTTGGCAATTCTGCTGACCTCATCCGGTGCCAGTGCCGTGCCCCCTTGGGCCTGGCTGGTGCCGTTGGTTTTGCTGCTGCTGGTCTATCCCATCAATGCCTGGCGCGATGCGCCCGTCTTTCCCACACCGGCGGACGCACTGTTGGAGCTGCCGCGGCATGCAGCCCTGCCAGCCGGTGCGCTGATTCTGGATGCCGGATGCGGTGCCGGCCATGGTTTGCAGGCTTTGCGCACCGCCTATCCGGATGCAGTGCTGCATGGTTTGGAGTGGAGTTGGCCGCTGCGTTGGCTCAGCGCCATGCGCTGCCCTTGGGCGCGTGTGCGCCGGGGCAATATCTGGCTGGCGGACTGGTCGGACTACGACATGGTGTATTTGTTCCAGCGCCCCGAGAGCATGACACGCGCCGAACTCAAGGCCAGGGAAATGAAGGAAGGTGCCTGGTTGGTCAGTCTCGACTTTGAAGCAACAGATCTGCGCGCCACGGCCCGTTACCGCACACCCGGTGGCAAAATGGTCTGGGTGTACAGGGCGCCGATGGTGGTGCTCTAA